Proteins from a single region of Halichoerus grypus chromosome 13, mHalGry1.hap1.1, whole genome shotgun sequence:
- the SLC35E4 gene encoding solute carrier family 35 member E4, which yields MCRCPLEHHEGRMTSAEAVASGARGAGSPEWPPDTPQALGRPGRARVAVAALVWLLAGASMSSLNKWIFTVHGFGRPLLLSSLHMLAAALACRWGAQRPMPHRTRLQVLLLSLTFGTSMACGNVGLSAVPLDLAQLATTTTPLITLALSALLLGRRHHPLQFAAMGPLCLGAACSLAGELRTLPAGCGFLLAATCLRGLKSIQQSALLQEESLDAVTLLYATSLPSFCLLAGAALVLEAGVAPPPAPASSQLWACILLSCLLSVLYNLASFSLLALTSALTVHVLGNLTVVGNLVLSRLLFGSHLSALSYVGIALTLSGMFLYHNCELVASWAARRGFWRRGRTGKGL from the exons ATGTGTCGCTGCCCGCTGGAGCACCATGAGGGCAGGATGACCTCAGCGGAGGCAGTGGCTAGTGGTGCTCGGGGGGCTGGGTCCCCCGAGTGGCCGCCCGACACCCCGCAGGCCCTCGGGCGGCCTGGCCGGGCCCGGGTGGCCGTGGCAGCACTGGTGTGGCTGCTGGCAGGGGCCAGCATGTCAAGCCTCAACAAGTGGATCTTCACTGTGCACGGCTTCGGACGGCCCCTGCTGCTCTCCTCGCTACACATGCTGGCAGCGGCCTTGGCGTGCCGCTGGGGGGCACAGCGCCCCATGCCCCACCGCACTCGCCTCCAAGTGCTGCTGCTCAGCCTCACCTTCGGCACCTCCATGGCCTGTGGCAACGTGGGCCTGAGCGCTGTGCCCCTGGACCTGGCACAGCTGGCCACCACCACCACGCCACTGATCACGCTGGCCCTGTCCGCGCTGCTGCTCGGCCGGCGCCACCACCCGCTGCAGTTTGCCGCCATGGGCCCACTCTGCCTGGGGGCCGCCTGCAGCCTGGCCGGGGAGCTCCGGACACTGCCCGCTGGCTGTGGCTTCCTGCTGGCTGCCACCTGCCTCCGCGGCCTCAAGTCCATCCAGCAGA GTGCCCTGTTGCAGGAGGAGAGTCTGGACGCGGTGACCCTGCTGTATGCCACCTCGCTGCCCAGCTTCTGCCTGCTGGCGGGTGCGGCCCTGGTGCTGGAGGCCGGTGtggccccgccgcccgcccccgccAGCTCCCAGCTCTGGGCCTGCATCCTGCTCAGCTGCCTGCTGTCCGTGCTCTACAACTTGGCCAGCTTCTCCCTGCTGGCTCTCACCTCTGCCCTCACCGTCCACGTCCTGGGCAACCTCACTGTCGTGGGCAACCTCGTCCTGTCCCGACTCCTGTTTGGCAGCCACCTCAGTGCCCTCAGCTACGTGGGCATTGCACTCACCCTTTCAGGAATGTTCCTTTACCACAACTGCGAGCTCGTGGCCTCCTGGGCTGCCCGCCGgggcttctggaggaggggccggACTGGCAAAGGTCTTTGA
- the TCN2 gene encoding transcobalamin-2 isoform X2 has translation MDRLSLEYLNPSIYVGLRLSSLQAGAREAFYLHNLKLNYQESVLGLPINDDNRNNQAKPSMGQLALYLLAIRANCEFVRGDKGNKLVSQLKRFLEDEKRAIGSNHRGHPRTSYYQYGLGILALCVHQKRLHDSVAGKLLYAVEHDHPPRGRLSVDTVAMAGLAFTCLERSNLNRNQGHRLTLAIRTVQEKILKAQTPEGHFGNVYSTPLALQLLMNSFMPEKKLGTACLKARAALLASMQDGAFKNVLIISQLLPVLNGKSYVDLISPDCEAPRVLLQPAVETPSQTQELISVMLKVPSVLPPYRHAISVPAGSSLEDVLKKAQELTGFTYGTQNSLSGPYLTSVMGREVGERKFWQLLQAPDTPLLEGIADYIPKDGETIELRLVSW, from the exons ATGGACCGGCTCTCCCTGGAGTACCTGAACCCCAGTATCTACGTGGGCCTACGCCTCTCCAGCCTGCAGGCCGGGGCCAGGGAGGCCTTCTATCTGCACAACCTCAAGCTCAACTACCAGGAGAGCGTCCTGGG GCTTCCCATCAACGATGACAACAGGAACAACCAGGCCAAGCCCTCCATGGGCCAGTTGGCCCTCTACCTGCTGGCTATCAGGGCTAACTGTGAGTTTGTTAGAGGCGACAAGGGGAATAAGCTGGTCTCACAGCTGAAGCGGTTCCTGGAGGACGAGAAGAGGGCCATTG GGTCCAATCACAGGGGCCACCCCCGCACCAGCTACTACCAGTATGGCCTGGGCATCCTGGCCCTGTGTGTCCACCAGAAGCGGCTCCATGACAGCGTGGCGGGCAAGCTCCTGTACGCCGTGGAACACGACCATCCGCCCCGGGGCCGCCTCTCTGTGG ACACAGTGGCCATGGCGGGCTTGGCCTTCACCTGTCTGGAGCGCTCCAACCTCAACCGCAATCAGGGACACCGGCTCACCCTGGCCATTAGGACAGTacaagagaaaatcctgaaggccCAGACCCCTGAAGGCCACTTTGGGAATGTTTACAGCACACCTCTGGCGTTGCAG TTACTGATGAACTCCTTCATGCCTGAAAAGAAGCTGGGCACAGCATGCCTCAAGGCAAGGGCTGCTCTGTTGGCCAGTATGCAGGATGGGGCCTTCAAGAATGTTCTCATCATTTCCCAGCTGCTGCCTGTCCTGAACGGCAAGAGCTATGTGGATCTCATCTCCCCAGACTGCGAGGCACCAAGAG TCCTGTTGCAACCAGCTGTGGAGACTCCTTCACAGACCCAAGAGCTCATCAGTGTCATGCTGAAGGTCCCCAGTGTCTTGCCACCATACAGACACGCCATATCTGTCCCTGCTGGGTCCTCCTTGGAAGATGTCCTTAAGAAGGCCCAGGAGCTCACAGGATTCAC GTATGGAACCCAGAACTCCTTGTCAGGACCCTACCTGACCTCCGTGATGGGGCGAGAAGTTGGGGAACGTAAGTTCTGGCAGCTCCTCCAAGCCCCTGACACACCACTGCTAGAAG GTATTGCTGACTATATCCCCAAGGATGGAGAAACCATCGAGCTGAGGCTGGTTAGCTGGTAG
- the TCN2 gene encoding transcobalamin-2 isoform X1 — MGHLGALLFLLGGLGALADICEIPEVDSKLVERLGQHLLPWMDRLSLEYLNPSIYVGLRLSSLQAGAREAFYLHNLKLNYQESVLGLPINDDNRNNQAKPSMGQLALYLLAIRANCEFVRGDKGNKLVSQLKRFLEDEKRAIGSNHRGHPRTSYYQYGLGILALCVHQKRLHDSVAGKLLYAVEHDHPPRGRLSVDTVAMAGLAFTCLERSNLNRNQGHRLTLAIRTVQEKILKAQTPEGHFGNVYSTPLALQLLMNSFMPEKKLGTACLKARAALLASMQDGAFKNVLIISQLLPVLNGKSYVDLISPDCEAPRVLLQPAVETPSQTQELISVMLKVPSVLPPYRHAISVPAGSSLEDVLKKAQELTGFTYGTQNSLSGPYLTSVMGREVGERKFWQLLQAPDTPLLEGIADYIPKDGETIELRLVSW, encoded by the exons AAATACCAGAGGTGGATAGCAAGCTGGTGGAGAGGCTGGGCCAGCACCTCTTGCCCTGGATGGACCGGCTCTCCCTGGAGTACCTGAACCCCAGTATCTACGTGGGCCTACGCCTCTCCAGCCTGCAGGCCGGGGCCAGGGAGGCCTTCTATCTGCACAACCTCAAGCTCAACTACCAGGAGAGCGTCCTGGG GCTTCCCATCAACGATGACAACAGGAACAACCAGGCCAAGCCCTCCATGGGCCAGTTGGCCCTCTACCTGCTGGCTATCAGGGCTAACTGTGAGTTTGTTAGAGGCGACAAGGGGAATAAGCTGGTCTCACAGCTGAAGCGGTTCCTGGAGGACGAGAAGAGGGCCATTG GGTCCAATCACAGGGGCCACCCCCGCACCAGCTACTACCAGTATGGCCTGGGCATCCTGGCCCTGTGTGTCCACCAGAAGCGGCTCCATGACAGCGTGGCGGGCAAGCTCCTGTACGCCGTGGAACACGACCATCCGCCCCGGGGCCGCCTCTCTGTGG ACACAGTGGCCATGGCGGGCTTGGCCTTCACCTGTCTGGAGCGCTCCAACCTCAACCGCAATCAGGGACACCGGCTCACCCTGGCCATTAGGACAGTacaagagaaaatcctgaaggccCAGACCCCTGAAGGCCACTTTGGGAATGTTTACAGCACACCTCTGGCGTTGCAG TTACTGATGAACTCCTTCATGCCTGAAAAGAAGCTGGGCACAGCATGCCTCAAGGCAAGGGCTGCTCTGTTGGCCAGTATGCAGGATGGGGCCTTCAAGAATGTTCTCATCATTTCCCAGCTGCTGCCTGTCCTGAACGGCAAGAGCTATGTGGATCTCATCTCCCCAGACTGCGAGGCACCAAGAG TCCTGTTGCAACCAGCTGTGGAGACTCCTTCACAGACCCAAGAGCTCATCAGTGTCATGCTGAAGGTCCCCAGTGTCTTGCCACCATACAGACACGCCATATCTGTCCCTGCTGGGTCCTCCTTGGAAGATGTCCTTAAGAAGGCCCAGGAGCTCACAGGATTCAC GTATGGAACCCAGAACTCCTTGTCAGGACCCTACCTGACCTCCGTGATGGGGCGAGAAGTTGGGGAACGTAAGTTCTGGCAGCTCCTCCAAGCCCCTGACACACCACTGCTAGAAG GTATTGCTGACTATATCCCCAAGGATGGAGAAACCATCGAGCTGAGGCTGGTTAGCTGGTAG